A window from Triticum aestivum cultivar Chinese Spring chromosome 6D, IWGSC CS RefSeq v2.1, whole genome shotgun sequence encodes these proteins:
- the LOC123145716 gene encoding allene oxide cyclase, chloroplastic has product MAAPPSSVSVRAGASVSAKLTPRQAARAGFGGRVSVSSGRKCGGPVRASLFSPKPAVAMDARPTKVQELHVYELNERDRESPAYLRLSAKQSQNALGDLVPFTNKVYNGSLDKRIGITAGICILIQHVPERNGDRYEAIYSIYFGDYGHIAVQGPYLTYEESYLAVTGGSGVFEGAYGQVKLNQIVFPFKIFYTFYLKGIPDLPKELLCAAPVPPSPTVEPTPAAKATEPHACLSNFTD; this is encoded by the exons ATGGCAGCGCCCCCCTCCTCCGTGTCCGTCAGGGCCGGCGCGTCCGTCTCGGCGAAGCTGACCCCTCGCCAGGCCGCGAGGGCTGGGTTCGGTGGCAGGGTCAGCGTCAGCTCGGGCAGGAAGTGCGGCGGCCCCGTGCGGGCGTCGCTCTTCTCGCCCAAGCCCGCTGTGGCCATGGACGCGAGGCCGACCAAGGTGCAGGAGCTGCACGTCTACGAGCTCAACGAGCGCGACCGCGAGAGCCCCGCGTACCTCCGGCTGAGCGCCAAGCAGAGCCAGAACGCGCTCGGCGACCTCGTCCCCTTCACCAACAAG GTGTACAACGGGAGCCTGGACAAGCGGATCGGGATCACGGCGGGGATCTGCATCCTGATCCAGCACGTGCCGGAGCGCAACGGCGACCGCTACGAGGCCATCTACAGCATCTACTTCGGCGACTACGGCCACATCGCCGTGCAGGGGCCCTACCTCACCTACGAGGAGTCCTACCTCGCCGTCACCGGCGGCTCCGGCGTCTTCGAGGGCGCCTACGGCCAGGTCAAGCTCAACCAGATCGTCTTCCCCTTCAAGATCTTCtacaccttctacctcaagggCATCCCCGACCTGCCAAAGGAGCTGCTCTGCGCGGCGCCCGTCCCGCCCTCCCCCACCGTCGAGCCCACGCCCGCCGCCAAGGCCACCGAGCCACACGCATGCCTCAGCAACTTCACAGACTAG